A segment of the Ovis canadensis isolate MfBH-ARS-UI-01 breed Bighorn chromosome 17, ARS-UI_OviCan_v2, whole genome shotgun sequence genome:
TCCACAGCCACTTGGTGACTGGACCGCGACCGTGAACTAGGCACTGTCAGCTGCAGGCTGTGAATGACAGGCAGTGTCCAGGAGGACAGGCAGAGACCAGGGGTTGGCAAACATGGCCCGTGGACCATTTTTATAGCCTGAGAACTAAgattggtttttatatttttatatggttagaaaaaaaagtcaaaagaataaTACTGTGATGTGAAATTATATGAAGTTCCAAGTTTTGTGTCCATAACAGTGTGCTGTAACACAGCCCCAGTTTACATACCGTTCATGGTTGTTTTTGTATTGTAACAGCAAAGGGGAAGAGCTGTACAAAGCAGAAAACATCTGCTGTGTATCCCTTCACTTTAGAGTCTGCCAGCCCCGAGACACGCTACCACATACATGACCTGCACAACACGCGAGGGCACACGGAGCTGAGGCTGTGCCGGGACTCCCTGCCTTTTAGTCCACGGCAAAGTTAGTGGCTCACTGTCAGTGCACGCCCAAACATGCAGAAGAGTCGCTGCAGGGACACCCATGTACTCAGAAGCACGAGTTTCAGGGGAGAGGAaggctttttcatattttctgccaACACACTAACCTCGGGCCTCGTCTGCTCTACGCTCACAGTTCCCCATCCTGCTGGAGCAATGAATAACTGACCCCATCACTGTGGCTGAAAGTCACTGAGATGATCTCAGGGTTCTGAGCAGGAAACTGTTGGTggctctctgctgccccctggtgggGGGAGCCGACTCTGCTCCCTCTGAACCGGGGGGACCTCTCCCTGGCTGCTCCCCACTCACCCCCGTCACCCAGCGCCCTGACCCACCCTCAGCAAGCAGAAACGGTGGCAGCTGGCCCACGCAAAGACGTGATGGCGAAACGACACGGAGCCGTGGCGACGAGTCCTTCCCCGGGGGACTGCGCTCACGGTCACGTCTGAGTGTCGTGCACCAGGTGagggggggtggcggggtgggggcctGGCTTTTCTGACAGCAGCAGAGAGTCCGGGGGGAAATCAGGTCAACTGttttgtgtgcaggtcaggacCGAAAGGCAGTGAAAGCTCTCTGCCAGCTATAAAGGAGATAGCCTCCGGGTCTGATCAGCCGACTCCCCTCTCAAACCAGCAAGCTGATCAAAGTCTGTTACACCCTTCTCTTTTTAGGAAAGACTGGTTCTCCTTTTCTGTAAAGCTGTGTTCTCTCTCCTCCCCGACCCCAAAACCTCCTGTCCATGAAAGCCCAGGGAGGTCATTGTCCTGACACCAGGACGGGCCGTGACAGACCAAGTGCCGTGTCCGTGTATAAAGGGCCACGGAAGGCAGGCCTTCAGTCCTTCACCTTCCCACCTGCCGGGCCATGGTCAGGCCCACGGGGGACagaggggtcggggtgggggccAGGAAACAAGCAAGAGGTGTGGACCCGCCCCGTGTGTTAGCTAGGTCTCCATCGCTACTTCAGGGCGAGATGGGCGTCACCGTGCCGGGCCCCAGCGCTGGTCAAGGCTTGGCAGAAGTAGCAGATGTAAATTATTTACATACAGCAAATGCAGCATGAACCCTAATTTACCTCCTTCTCTCTGAGCAGCCTGTGCTGGTTTTTCTATCTTGGGGGGGGCCTCGTCTGAGCTGGGTGCTAAGCCGAACAGACCATGAGACCGAGGTGTGGGGGGAGGATGGACGTGCGGAACTGCACGCCTGGTCCCTGAGCTGTTACAatgaggcgggggggggggggggggatgttgGTCAGAGCCAGGGGGATGGAGGTGGAGAGGGTGACCTGGGGCCTGGGAAAAGGGGAGACGGGCCAGGCAGGTGCGGGAGGGCTCCGTGCGGGGACCCGCCTTCCCTCCTCCACTGCACTCCAAGGGGGACCCGCTCCTTTACAAAGGGTCGTGGGCCCTGCATGCTAATAAGATGAGCTTAGCATAATATAGATTGAAGAACAGAAACACGGCGGGCCCCAGGACGCCGTTCGCCCTGCAGCAGTCTCAACCTGCTGCTCTTACCTCCACTGCTTCCCTGGCAACTAAAGCAGGGCTGTTACTATGGCAACTGCATCCAGCGTGGACTCCAGCCCAGAGGTCAGTGAGCCTCTAGGCTTGGGGGCAGAGCTGCACGGGTTTGAGCGGCGCCTTCTGGAGCCAGTCAGCATTTCAGAGGGCCCAGGCTCCTAGGAAGGAGCTTCAGATGGACGGGAATTGGGGCTCGTGGAGAAACCCAACCCAGGTGGTAACACGTGCAGACTCCAGCCACACAGAGACGTGAGGGCTGCCGGGTGGGGGTGAGGCCATGTGTGGTCAGTGCCCAGCACCCTCCCAGGTCACTACGAACCAGAGACCCCGAGAAAGTGGGGACACTGGAGAGGGCAGCCCTGGTGGCTGCCTTTGCACTTGGCTCTGTGCTTGGCACTGGATGCTCACCGCCCACAAACAGGGAGGTGGGCACTCCCTGCACCCCACCATATAAACAAGGGCGCTTGTACCGGGCCGTGCAGCTGACGGCTGAGCCCGACCccgccccagccccccaccccgctgCACACTCACCACCTCGTCCACAGCCGCGCGGTCCCCCAGCAGCGGCTCCTCGGCCAGTAGCGACAGCACCAGGCCCTTGACGCTGTGCGTGTAGAGGTTCATCCGCACGAGCCCCTCGCAGGAGGCCAGGCTCACCCTGGACGTGGTTCCGTCTGCAGAGGGGCCTTCATCTGAGGGGTCTGTGGAGTCCAGGCCGGGGGTCAAGCAGCACTTGGGAGCCCCACTGCGGTGCTGCTCTCCACCGTGTTCCTCCAGGGGCAGTTCAGTGCCCCTCTGCCTCAGATCCAAGCAAGGTGCCCGCCCAGGCCCGCTCGTCGTGCCGGGGacgtggtcttccctggtgactgggGCTTGGCCACCATTGCCAGGAAGGTCTGCGGGCTGCTCGAGGGCTCCATTCTGGGGGACCACCTCAGGAGCGGAGGTGGGGAGGCGGCCCAGGGGCAGAGCCCCATGCGGCTTGGCTCCGGGACTGCCGGGGTTGTGGACAGATTGCTCACAACCAGGACCCCCGCCATCTGCAGCAGGATGGCCCGGGGATGCTTCTGTTTTCTGAGCCTCTGGGATGTGGATTTCAGACAAGTCCAGGTCCCCGTTCCCCCCAAACAAACCTGAACCCTTGCCCTCAGCAGTGCAGTGCCGCATTGCGGGCAGCGTGATCTTCAGGTCAGGGCCGAGCCAGTGTCTGTTCTCCCCGCTGCCATCTGCCCAGGCGGCATCAGGAGACGGGGGTTCAGATGTGGTCGTCGAGATCTGAGCCTTGGAGCCCACGTGTCCGGGGGCGTTTTCTTTTGGAGCGGCTGAAGGCTCCTGGAGTCTGGCTGGAGGCACCGGAGCGCTGGTGAGGAAGGGCAGACGACTGAGTGTGGGCAAGGCCCTGCCCGGGGGACTAAAGCAGCTTCCTTGCAAATTACAGGCACTGGCGACATGTGCTGCCACGCGGTGACACCAGGGTCACTGCTGGAAGTGGCAGAGCCCCCTGGATCAGAGGCACCCAGGTCTGGGGCTTAACTGCGAGTCAGGTCCTATACGGGCGCTGCACGAATGCTGTTTCCACCTTTCATGATGAACGCAAGACGTAGACATTACTggatccattttacagatggaaaaactgaggctcaggcagGGAATGGACTTGCCCACGGTCACACAGCAGGTAAGCCACGGATCTCAGATCTGAAACCTACGCTTGTTTCACTCTGCCAGATGCCTCTCATCTCTGCTGAAGGTCCAATTGTCCAtccctcagccccaccccctgccagggCAGAGCGTGGAGAAGAGGGCATCGTGGGAGGATGGGATACACGGGACTTCTGGATGAGCCCATGGGAGGGAATGCCTGACATGTGGGTTCAGAGGAGCCTCTTTGAGCCCCCTTACCTGGCCGGGGGCTCCCGGGGAAACTCGCGGAGACTGGCGGCTTCCTCTTCAGTTAGGAAAACAGGCGTGATCTGAACGTTGGGAGGGAGCGCAGCTCCTAGAAGGGCAGAGCAATGTGGTCAGGGCCCTCTCTGGGCCAGAGAAGATGGGGGGCAGGAAGTGTTTTTGGGATGATGCCTCCAGCCTGCAGGCCAGCCCAGCAAGCAGCTCTGGGCTCCGTTCCCCAGAACAGAAGCCACAAAGCTGCAGCTACAGTTTCTGCCGTCAGCAAGGAAAAGCCCATGTGGGCCATTCTGCTCCCAGAGTGACGTTTGGTGGAAGAAAACTGACTGGCACTTAAGACAGAACCTGGATCAAAAGCACTTCTAACTGACCAAAGGGGTCTGCCTGAACTTAGGCTTCAAACTAAACCCCGCTCTGCTGCCAAAGGTCTTCCTGGCAGTGGCTCTGCCGTCACCCTCTCCCCATCGTCACCTTCTGGAACTCATCTGAGCAGCCTCATGGTGCTGAGGGTTAAGGAGGAGCTGAAAGGGAGGATTTAAAAGCTGTGCCTAAAATCAGAGGCTTTACAACTGGGATTTTGAGAGTAACTTTGCCCTTGCAGCGTTGTTAATATTTCCCTGATCTCACGAGCCGACAGGATAACTGTTTGGGACTGCTCCGCCTTCCATGTGACTTGGACAGGGCCAGGCTGCTTACAGGCCGTTTCTAAAACGTGGCAGGACATCCGTCTACTCACCACATTCCTGCAGGGCGTCCCCTCCCGTAGGTTTCCTCTGAAAATAAACAGACAGGCGTCGGTGCGGGTCACTGCGTGCTCCCCCTGACCTGCCCATTGGGACCGCGTGCTGCCATCTGTCCCTGAAACGTGGCCGAGGCCCGGGTGCTGGGCCCAGCCGCTCGCCCACAGCAACGCGGATGGAACCAATCCCCCAGGCTGCCTGCTCCCCGCCGGGGCTGGGGTCACGCCGGCTAAGGCGGCCACGCCACCCAGGCGCATACCGGCGACCCCCTTTCCGATCTCTCATTCCTCCTCTCGGGGAAGGACAGCGAGCGTTCCCGTGCTTccagacctccagggaagtcatcTTCCGGAATACGGCCACATCTCCCACAGCCCTGGCTGCAGCCCACACAGGCCCCACTGTGACAGCAGCGTGAGGGACCTAAACCCGAGGCGAGGTCGCCGGCCTCTGCATTTACAACCAAGGCGGGAAACCCGGGGAATCTCCTCCAAAGAGCTTTCCGGCCGTCTCCACCGAAAGGACCCAGCAAAGCAAGAGGAAAACCAAAAACTGCTCTTCTAGCCAAAATGACTTGCCCTCCTCTGAAAGGATGTGGTTTCCTTCACAGAAGCTAACTCcagacaaaaattattttaaaaaaaatcacatagaaTCCCCTCGCCCACAAGCCAATCCTGTGAACACAGGGCACATTTTCCTGTAAAGTCcgtgcatttttaaaatactttgagcACACGTTACATAAAGTTCTGTTTCTCTGCTCGAAAGAGGGACTCACAGTTTCTGTCATGAGAGCACCTTCGgccatttttaatggctgactaaAGTCATAGGAAGTTCACCGTGGTGCGGGAGAATTCAGCACTCCCTGACTTGAGACCACCATCAGCAACCTGTCTGGAAAGGGCAGGCCAGTCAGTGCTTTGGGCACTGCGGCTGTAGGTCTCTGTCCAGCTACTCAAGCTGCAGCCGTGGCGGTAAAGCATGCCAAGGAAACAAGGCAACCAGCCCGCAGCTCCTGCCTTAGATGTCTCAGTGATAAtctgatttttcactttcataaatctTGTTGTGACAAGAGTTTTGAGTATAAACCTTTTCCAGCAGTCGGATTACTTCCTTAGTATTGATTCTCAGAGCTGAACAAGGGGGGAAAGGAAAAGACCCCCTCCGCCCTCTCCTTATCAGACAGTTCACCAGGAGAGGTGTTCTCACGCCGCCTGCACCACAGTGAGAGGGAGCCGGAATAGAGCCCCACGTGCGTTTTTAAATGTCTGCTGACATAGCAAGTGCAAAAAGCTAGCCTTCTGACAGATTTAAAACCAGTTTCACACACTAAGAATCAACTcgtaaagcaaaagagaaaagagctCCAAGGATATGTGCCAAACGCTAGCGGTGATTATCTCTATGTGGCCCAGCTATGGGCAGTTTTATTCTCAATGAGCACGTTATGACTTTTCCTTCATTATGAAAACAATTAGGCAAATATAAGATAGAAGTATTTTAAAAGCCGCTGTCGTCCTAAGCCATCTTTTACAGCCTctaaaaaaaatccaacattgCTCTGACATAAGGCCTACCCTGCGGGAAGTCATATTCTCACAGTTCCACCTCGATGGAAGAAAAACCAACCATTCAAGCCGACCACGCAGGAGGAAACATTTTCTTCCAGCTTTGCCAGGACCTCACTTGAGGGGGACCACATGGATGGACGGGGGTCctaagaaggacatggcagccccctgcccctccGCCCCATCCAGTGCTGGTGATCAGCCTTGCCCGACACAAAGACAGACTCGCTGGGGGACACTCCCCGCCGGGGGGAGGGTGCGCGGGGAGgggggtttgatacctggtcctgACGTGCCACGCGATGAAGGAGGACCTTGGCCGTGACGGAGGGCGGGAGCTGGGTGCTGACGATCCTGGACAGGAACCAGGACACCAGAGAAGAAACAGAGTCAGGACCTGGCATCAAGACAGTCCCAGCACCCGCAGCAGCTCGGATCTGGGGGACACAGCTGGTGGGAGTGTCACCTGGGGAGGCACTCACAGGGGCCCTCTGGCTGTTCCCCATCAAAGTTTTAAATGTCGAAACACTTGGACCGACTTGTACTAAGAATATTCCTAAGGTGCCGGGAGGGCTTCTCCAGGGTACATCCCTCCAGGATCATAGCACTGGACACAGAGCACCAGCTCTCCTGCCTCTGACCGGGATGGCCGAGCCTCCTTGAGGCCCGGAGGCGGCGTGGAGGGCTCCCAGGCCCTCTAAGAGGCCCTCCAGCCAGGCAAAGCGGCGCAGCGAGGCCTCCGTGAGGCTAG
Coding sequences within it:
- the HPS4 gene encoding BLOC-3 complex member HPS4; its protein translation is MAASTSTESKLASWWNYFFLYDGSQVKGEGDPTRAGICYFYPPQTLLDQQELLCGQIAGVVHCVSHISGSPPALVRLRKLKFAVEVDGDYLWVLGCAVELPDVSCKQLLHRLIGFFRFHNGPVSLACKSCPREELRAEWDTLIEHILGNTGDLHKIFSCLWHLDRTKVEPLLLLKAALILQTCQRAPHVLAGCILYAGLIVSTQLPPSVTAKVLLHRVARQDQRKPTGGDALQECGAALPPNVQITPVFLTEEEAASLREFPREPPASAPVPPARLQEPSAAPKENAPGHVGSKAQISTTTSEPPSPDAAWADGSGENRHWLGPDLKITLPAMRHCTAEGKGSGLFGGNGDLDLSEIHIPEAQKTEASPGHPAADGGGPGCEQSVHNPGSPGAKPHGALPLGRLPTSAPEVVPQNGALEQPADLPGNGGQAPVTREDHVPGTTSGPGRAPCLDLRQRGTELPLEEHGGEQHRSGAPKCCLTPGLDSTDPSDEGPSADGTTSRVSLASCEGLVRMNLYTHSVKGLVLSLLAEEPLLGDRAAVDEVYHGSLASLNGLEVHLSETLPRDQAAPAARTYSFAHYDRVQNLLAANLPQVTTAQDHRFLQAVSLMHSDFSRLPTLYEVTVRNASTAVYACCSPVQETYFQQLATATRSSGFPNPQDGAFGLPGKAKQKLLKHGVNLL